ACGACCCGACCGTGTGGCAACACGCCGAAGAAAAACTGAAGCTCAAGCAGATTCAACGCCTCCACCAATCCGCCACCGCCCTCGGCTTTAAACTCATCACCACCACCTGAACTTACACGCCTAGTTTCTTACGAGACCGCGTCCAACTCGTCAATGGCTGGTAAGTGTGCATACATGAATCCGGGTAGCTGGGCATCCCCCAGCGCGAAACCAGTGTCATCAATCTGTCGTGAGTCGCGCAATCCGAGAAGCGCGCCGAGTGCAAGGCAGGCAAACGAGCGGAAAACAGCCGCCGCCTCTCCGTGGTCGTGAAGGTCATGGTCTGAAAGCTCGCCGTCGCATCGGCGACGAATGAACTCGTAGTGCTGGCGTGACCAGTCCTTGGTCGCTCGGTGATATGAGAAACCGACAATCGCCATCTTGATGTCGTCGTCATCCTCTCGATTGGGTGTGGTCAACTGACGCGCTGCGTCGCGGGCAACTGGAAACGCACTCAGCAACCTCGCGAACTCATCCATTGGCTCGATAGAGGGCATAGGTGCGAGCGGTCTAGACAGTATGGCTTTCGTTGAAGGTGGAAGGGGTGTCTGCTCTCCGGAGCAAACGTGGGTTGCGCCGCGGGAGCGGCGCCGAGCCACCCGTTGTGGGACGCACGCCCCAGACAACGCAGGCACGAAGCGCAAACACCATGAAGACCTATCTACTCCGCCCGGCCCCGCCCGTCCAGCGCCAAACCCGCCGCGCGGCCAAGCCCGCCGCGGACGTCAGCCTTGGCCGGCCGCTGCCGCCCGCCGCGCCCAGCCCGAACTTTCAGGAAAAGAACTTGCCTTGAGTTTTAATTACGGTAATTTCAGTTCAGACAGAAATAAACGACACCATGCCAAAGCTGAGTCCAGTCCAAGAAAAGTTCATCCTGCACTGGGGCGAGATGGGCACCAAGTGGGGCATCAACCGCACCGTGGCGCAGATTCACGCGTTGTTGTTCATCGCCGAGGCGCCGCTCAATGCCGACGACCTGGTCGCGACGCTGTCCGTGGCCCGGTCCAACGTCAGCAGCAGCCTGAAGGAATTGCAGGGCTGGGGCATCGTGCGCCGCGTCCATGTCATGGGCGACAAGCGGGATCATTTTGAAAGCATGAAGGACGTGTGGGAGATGTTCCGCGTCGTGCTCGACGAGCGCAAGAAGCGCGAGATCGACCCGACTATCGCCATGCTCCGCGAGTGCGTGGCCGAGGCGGAAAAGGACAAGGCGACCAACGCATACACCGAGCAGAAGCTGCGCGAGCTGGCGGATTTTTTCGAGACGACGACGGCCTGGTATGGCCAGATCCGTTCGTGGCCGACGGCGGCGCTGAGCAAGTTTGTGAAGGCCGGTGACAAGATCCGCAAGCTGCTGGGCATCGGGGGGGACTGATGAATAGCCACGTAACAGCAGCATTGATTTCGTCCCATGGTGAACTTCCGCCTCCAACTTTGGATGCGCATTGGAGTAGTGAACCCACCCCTGGCCCCTCCCAAGAGGGGAACGCGCATGCGATCCCCACCAGTCTGGCTCCCCTCCCAGGAGGGGGCAGGGGTGGGTTGGCTCCCTGGAATGAACATTTTTTTGAGACCAATTTTCTGTGAATACCGAAATGCCAGTAAATGACGCCAGTGCGCGAGGCCGGGTGTTTTACGACGCCGAGTGCCGGTTCTGCGTCGCCGGCCGGCGGCGCTGGGGCGGGCTGTTCGAGCGGCGCGGGTTTGCCTGGGTGCCGCTGCAAACGCCGGGCACGGCGGCGCGGCTGGGCATCACGGAAAACCAGTTGAGGGCGGAAATGTGGCTGCAACGGGCGGATGGTCGCACGTTCAGCGGCGTCGGAGCCTGGAGCGAATTACTGCGCCGCGTGTGGTGGTTGTGGCCGCTCGGAATGCTGATCGCCCTGCCGGGTTTCAATGCCTTGGCGCGTCTCCTCTACCGCTGGATTGCGCGGAACCGTCATTGTCTGGGCGGGAGTTGCCAAATTCATTCGCATCCACATCCGACACATCGCCACAGCGCCTTTCTGGAATTGCCATGACGACGAACCTCCCGCCCACCGGAGCCCCGCGCCTTCGCCGGTCATGCCTGGCGGTGCCGGAGGTGCGGGGGGTGATTGAGCGGCGCGTGCTGGTCAACTTTCGTTGCGCGCCGGCAACCGTGGCCGCGCTGCTGCCGCCGCCGTTCCGGCCCAAACTTGTGGGCGGATTTGCCGTGGCGGGCATCTGCCTCATCCGTCTCACGGCGCTGCGCCCGGCCGGTTTGCCCGCCAGCATCGGGCTCACCTCCGAGAATGCGGCCCATCGCATTGCCGTGGAATGGGAGGAAAACGGCATCGTGCGCGAGGGCGTGTTCATTCCGCGGCGCGATACGGATTCGTGGTTGAACCGGCTGGCGGGCGGGCGCCTGTTTCCGGGCGTCCATCAGGCCGCAGCCTTTCGGGTTTGGGAAACCGGCCAGCGGTTCAAGCTGGAAATGCGCGGCGCGGACGGCACGACATTCGTCCGTGTCTTGGCTCGGTTGACCGACACGCTGCCGCGCGGGTCGGTGTTTGGCACGCTGGCGGGAGCGACGCGCTTCTTTCAGGCGGGCGCGTTGGGCTGGTCGGCGCGCGCCACGACGGGCGCGTTCGATGGCCTCGAACTGGACTGCGACCTGGGGCACCTGGAGCCGCTCGCCGTCGAGCATGTCGCCTCGAGTTTCTTCAACGACGCAAGATATTTCCCGCCCGGCACGGCGGAGTTCGACAGCGCGTTTCTCATGCGCAACATCGCGCACCGTTGGATCGGGCGCGGCCGGATGGAATGCGGGGGAGGCGCGGCACCATGAACCGGCGCATCGTCCTCGCAGGCGGCCGCGGCTTTCTGGGACAGGCGCTGGCGCGGTGGTTTGGCGGGCGCGGCTGGGAGGTTGTGATGCTGACGCGCACGCCGGCGCGGCGAACGGATGGCGTGTGCGAAGTGGGCTGGGACGGTGAAACGGTGGCCGATTGGGCCGCCACGTTGGACGGAGCGGCCGCGGTGGTCAACCTCGCGGGCAAGTCGGTGAATTGCCGTTACCACGAACGCAACCGCCGCGAAATTCTGGCCTCCCGGCTTGGTCCCACGCGCGTTATCGGTGCCGCCCTCGCGCAATGCACCACGCCGCCACGCGTGTGGCTGAACGCCAGCACGGCGACGATCTACCAGCACACGTTGGGTCCGGCGTGGGACGAGGCGGGTGAAGTCGGTGGGACGCCGGAGGCAAAGGACGAATTTCCCGTTGAAGTCGCCACGGCCTGGGAGCGGGAATTTTTCGATGCGCCGACACCAAACACGCGCAAGGTAGCGCTGCGCACGGCGATGGTGCTGGGCCGCGGGCGCAACAGCGTGTTCCCGATGTTGCGGCGGTTGACGCGGCTGGGGCTCGGCGGGCGCATGGGCAGTGGCCGGCAGTTTGTTTCGTGGATTCACGAGGCGGATTTCTGCCGGGCCGTGGAATGGCTCATCGCGCACGGCGAAATCGACGGAGTCGTCAACGTGGCGGCGCCGAATCCACTGACCAATGCGGCGATGATGCGGACGTTCCGCGAATTGTGCGGCATGCCGTTCGGGTTGCCCGCGACAAACTGGATGCTGGAGATCGGCGCGGTTTTGCTGCGCACGGAAACGGAACTCATCCTCAAGAGCCGCCGCGTCGTTCCGGGGCGTTTGCTGGCCGGCGGGTTTGCGTTTCACTTTCCGACGTTCTGCGAGGCGGCAGGGGATCTGATGGGGCTCAAACCAAGGCAGCCAATGGCTTGAACGGCACTGATGTCAAATGTCATGCCCACCCAAAATCAAAACATCAGCCAAGCCGCCCGCGCACGGATGCTTTCGCTGCCCCGCGAACCGTTCCTCGTCGCGGATTGGCTGAACGTGATGATGATTCACCTCGAAGTGGACGCGGACACGTTGCAGGCGGTCACACCGTTTCAACTCGATCTCTGGCAGGGGCGCGCGTTTGTGACGCTGGTGGCGTTCACGCTGCGCGGGATGCATCCGCGCTTGGGCGGGCGATGGAGCCGATGGCTTTTCCGTCCGCTCGCGACGCATCGCTTCCTGAACGTGCGCACTTACGTCAAGCAGGACGGCGAAGCCGGGATTCATTTTCTCGCCGAGTGGCTGGACAGCCGGCTGGCAGTGGAACTTGGGCCGCAGGTTTTTGGGCTGCCGTATCGGCTTGGGCGCATTGAATATCAAAACGAATGGCAGTCAGGCGGGTTGCGCGGGCGGGTGGCGGATGCAGGGACGGGCGCGGTGCTGGCGTATCAAGCCGGAGCGGAGCCCGGCGCTCCGGCGTTGAGGGAGTGCGCCCCCGGCTCGCTGGACGAGTGGTTAATGGAACGTTACACCGCATTCAATTGCATGCGCGGCCGGCGGTTGTTCTTTCGCGTCTGGCATGAACCCTGGCCGCAAGTCCCGGTCCTCGTCCGTCTCGCGGATCGCCGTCTGTTGACGGCTCATTGGCCGCTTTTTCATGACGCGCCGGTGGCGGGGGCCAATTACAGCCCCGGCGTGCGCGCGGTCTGGATGGGCTGGCCGCACCGGCTTGGTTGCGGGACTTTCAGGCTGCCAACTATGGCTTGTCGGCCCGGGGCGGTTCGCTAAGACTTTGCGCACCTGATGCGCACACTGATCAAACACGCCCTTGCCGCGACGGAGCCGCGCGAAACCATCACGCTTGGCGGCTGGGTTCGCACGCGTCGAGACAACAAAGGCTTCAGCTTTCTCGAACTCAACGACGGCTCCTGCCTCGCCAGCATTCAAGTGGTGGCCGATGCGGGCATTCCCGGCTACGAGCGCATCGCGGAATTCACCACCGGGGCCTCGGCCATCGTCGAAGGCGCGCTCGTGGCGTCCCCGGCGGCGGGGCAGAAATGGGAGGTGAAGGCCGCACACATCCGGCTCATCGGCGGTGCGGACGCCAGCTATCCGTTGCAGAAGAAGGGGCACACGCTGGAGTTTCTGCGGAGCATTGCGCATTTGCGGCCGCGCTCGAACCTGTTTGGCGCCGTCTTTCGCACGCGCAGCCAGCTGGCTTACGCGGTGCACGAGTTCTTTCAGCGCCGCGACTTTGTTTACGTCCACACGCCGGTCATCACGGCGAGCGATTGCGAGGGCGCGGGTGAGATGTTCCGCGTCACAACGCTCAAGGGCAACATCGACGATCAGCCGACGACGGATTTCTTCGGGAAAAAGGCTTATCTCACCGTGAGCGGCCAGCTCGAAGGCGAGACGTTTGCGTGCGCGTTGTCGAACATTTACACGTTCGGCCCGACGTTTCGCGCGGAGAACTCGAACACGGCCCGGCACGCGGCGGAGTTTTGGATGATCGAGCCGGAGATGGCCTTCTGCGACTTGCGGGGCGACATGGATCTGGCCGAGGAGTTCATCAAGTCACTCGCCAAATATGCGCTGGAGCATTGCGCCGAGGACCTGGCGTTCTTCGCGAAGTTCGTGGACAAGGGCCTGCACGAGCGGCTGAAGTTCGTCGTCGAACGGCCGTTTGTGCGTGTGCCCTACACCGAGGCGGTGGAAATTCTCACGCAGAGCGGGAAGAAGTTCGAGTTCCCGGTGGCTTACGGCCAGAACCTGCAATCCGAGCACGAGCGCTTCCTGACCGAGGAGCATTTCAAATCGCCGACGACGGTTTTCAATTACCCGCGCGAGATCAAGCCGTTCTACATGCGCGTGAACGACGACGGCAAAACGGTCACGGCGATGGATGTGCTGGTGCCGGGCATTGGCGAGGTGATTGGCGGCGCGCAGCGCGAGGAGCGGCCCGACGTGCTGGAGCAGCAGATGCAGCACCACAAGCTGAATCCCGCCGATTACTGGTGGTATGCCGAGCTGCGGAAATACGGCACCGTGCCGCACGCGGGCTTCGGCCTGGGGTTTGAGCGGCTGATCATGTTCCTGACCGGTGTGGCCAACATTCGCGACGTGATTCCGTTCGCGCGCACCCCCGGCAATGCCGAGTTTTGAAATTGAAACGGCGGGCGACCCGCGCTAAACCGGGTCAACCCATGAACCCATCCGGCCGCCAGCCCGTCAGTCGTCGCGCCGCCCTTGTGCGGCTGGGCCGGCTGGGGCTGATGGCGGGCGTGCTGGGCCCGCTGGCGCTGCGGAGCTGGGCGAAGCCGGCGAAGTCCGAATTCAAATTCCTCGTCGTCAATGACACCCACTACCTGACGGATGAGTGCGGGCGTTATCTGGCCGGGCTCGTGCGCCAGATGAACGGGGAAGGAGCGGACTTCGTGTTGCACGCGGGCGATCTCACCGACCAGGGCGAGCCCGCGCATCTGACGGCGGTGCGGAAGATTTTTGCCGGGCTGGACGGATCGTTTTATCCGGTCATTGGCAATCATGATTACCTCACACCGAAGGACCGGCACGGCTACACGGCCGCGTTTCCGCGCCGATTGAACTACTCGTTTGAACGCCACGGCTGGCAGTTCATCGGCCTCGATACCACGCAGGGTCAGGAGTATTTCAACACCCGCATCCAGCCGGCGACGTTCAAGGCGCTGGCCGGCATCCAGCGGCGTCTCGACAAGGCCAAACCGACGGTGGTGTTCACGCATTTTCCGCTCTGTGCCAGCGTGCGCACGCGACCCGTCAACGCCGACGATTTGCTGGTGCAATTCGACGGCTGGAACGTGAGGGCGATGTTCAGCGGCCACTTCCACGGCTTCACCGAATGCGAGCGCGGCGCGGCCCGGCTGACCACCGATCGCTGCTGCTCGCTCAAGCGGAACAACCACGACGGCGCCAGGGAAAAGGGCTACTTCGTCTGCACCGCGAAGGCGGGGGAATTGGCCCGCCAGTTCGTCGAATACAAGGGCGTCTGAGCGCGGGCGTGGCGGCGGCGGCGCGGTGGCGATTCGGGATTCCCAAAGGCGCGCCGGTGGGGTAGCTTGGCAGCGTGAGACACAGGAATGGATTTCCTGTTCGCGGCCTTGCCCGAGGTGTGCTTTGCGGGTGGATGGCCGCTTTTTTGTTCATCAGCCTCAACCTTCGCGCCGCGGAAAAAACCGTCATCCGCGTCGGTCATTTTCCGAATCTGACGCACGCGCAGGGCGTCATCGCGCACGGGCTGTCGCGGGCGGGCCGCGGCTGGTTCGAGGAACGGCTCGGCACCAACGTTACCGTGCAGTGGTTCGTGTATAACGCCGGTCCAAGCGCGATGGAGGCCATCCTGACCAAGTCGCTCGACCTGGCCTACGTCGGACCCAACCCCGCCCTCAACGCCTTCATCAAAACCGACGGGCAGGAAATCCGCATCGTGGCGGGCGCGTGCAGCGGTGGCGCGGCGTTGGTGGTGCAGCCGGACGGGCGCATCAAAACCGATGCGGATTTCAAGGGGCGCCGGGTGGCGACGCCGCAAATGGGCAACACGCAGGACGTGGCGGCGCGCGCGTGGCTGCGCAGCAAGGGTTTCAAGGTGACGCTCACCGGCGGCGACGTGCGCGTCATTCCCACCACCAACCCCGATCAACTCACGCTGTTCCAACGCGGTGATCTGGACGCGGTGTGGACGGTCGAACCGTGGGTGACACGGCTGGAACTCGAAGCCGGCGCGAAGGTGTATCTGGAGGAATCCTCGCTCTGGCCGGACACGGGCGGGCGCTACGTGACCACGCATCTGGTCACCAGCGTGCGTTTTCTCGACACGCAACGTGATTTGCTCGCGCGCTTCGTGGCGGCGCACGTGGAACTGACAGAATGGATCCGCGCGCATCCGGACGAGGCCCGCCGGTTGTTGAACGATGAATTGAAGGCCGAGATGGGCCGCGCGTTGCCCGAAACCGTTTTGACGCAGGCGTGGCGCCGGCTGGAATTTACCTGCGATCCCGTGCGCGCGTCGTTGCTGAAATCCGCCGCGGATGCGCAGCGCGTCGGGCTGCTGCGGGAAACGCCGGACCTCGCCCGGATTTATGTGCTGAATCCGCTCAACAGCGCCCTGCGCGCGCGCCAGTTGCCGGAGATCAAATGACCACGCCTGTTGTCGCTCCTGTTGAACCGCCGGCGGCCAAGCTGGTGGTGGACGGCGTTTCCAAACATTTCCAGACCCGCGAGGGCACCCTCGAAGCGCTCGGGCCCGTCAGCTTCAGCGTGCAGGAGGGGGAAATGGTCTGCCTCGTCGGCCCCAGCGGCTGCGGCAAAAGCACGATGTTGAACATCATCGCCGGCTTGGAAACGCCGGATGCCGGACGGGTGCTTGCCGATGGCCAGCCGGTTTCCGAACCGGGACCGGATCGCATGGTGTTGTTCCAGGAGCACGCGCTGTTTCCGTGGCTGACCGTGCTGGGCAACGTGTTGTTCGGGTTGAAGCTCAAGCCGAACCTGACCGACGCCGAGCGGCTGGAGGTGGCGCGGTTTTACTTGAAGCTGGTCGGGCTGGAAAAATTCGAGCAGGCGAACATTCACGAACTGTCCGGCGGCATGAAGCAGCGCGTGGCGCTGGCCCGGGCGCTGGCGCCCAACCCGCGGCTCCTCCTGATGGACGAGCCCTTTGCGGCGCTGGATGCGCTCACGCGCGAGCAGCTTTACGGGGATTTGCAGCACATCTTCGCGCAACGCCGCAAGACGGTGGTGTTCGTCACGCACAATGTCCGCGAGGCCGCGTGCCTCGGCGACCGCGTGCTGCTCTTCTCGCCCCGGCCCGGGCGCATTCACGAGGCGTTCGACATTTCCCTGCCGCGTCCGCGGGAAATCAACAACGTGCAACTGACCGAAACCGCCGCCGTGATCACGCGGGCGTTGAAGCGGCATCTCCAGCCGGCGGAGGCGGTGGGCGAATGAGAAGCGCGGTGACGGCGGTCGTGTTCTTCCTCGTCCTTGTGGCGGCGTGGCAATGGCTGGTGGCCATTGGCGTGCTCTCCCACGTGTTGCTGCCCACACCGCTGGAGGTGGTGCAATACTACCTCACGGCGGTGCGCGATGGCACGATGTGGGACGC
This sequence is a window from Verrucomicrobiia bacterium. Protein-coding genes within it:
- a CDS encoding ABC transporter ATP-binding protein; translation: MTTPVVAPVEPPAAKLVVDGVSKHFQTREGTLEALGPVSFSVQEGEMVCLVGPSGCGKSTMLNIIAGLETPDAGRVLADGQPVSEPGPDRMVLFQEHALFPWLTVLGNVLFGLKLKPNLTDAERLEVARFYLKLVGLEKFEQANIHELSGGMKQRVALARALAPNPRLLLMDEPFAALDALTREQLYGDLQHIFAQRRKTVVFVTHNVREAACLGDRVLLFSPRPGRIHEAFDISLPRPREINNVQLTETAAVITRALKRHLQPAEAVGE
- a CDS encoding MarR family transcriptional regulator; this encodes MPKLSPVQEKFILHWGEMGTKWGINRTVAQIHALLFIAEAPLNADDLVATLSVARSNVSSSLKELQGWGIVRRVHVMGDKRDHFESMKDVWEMFRVVLDERKKREIDPTIAMLRECVAEAEKDKATNAYTEQKLRELADFFETTTAWYGQIRSWPTAALSKFVKAGDKIRKLLGIGGD
- the asnS gene encoding asparagine--tRNA ligase; this translates as MMRTLIKHALAATEPRETITLGGWVRTRRDNKGFSFLELNDGSCLASIQVVADAGIPGYERIAEFTTGASAIVEGALVASPAAGQKWEVKAAHIRLIGGADASYPLQKKGHTLEFLRSIAHLRPRSNLFGAVFRTRSQLAYAVHEFFQRRDFVYVHTPVITASDCEGAGEMFRVTTLKGNIDDQPTTDFFGKKAYLTVSGQLEGETFACALSNIYTFGPTFRAENSNTARHAAEFWMIEPEMAFCDLRGDMDLAEEFIKSLAKYALEHCAEDLAFFAKFVDKGLHERLKFVVERPFVRVPYTEAVEILTQSGKKFEFPVAYGQNLQSEHERFLTEEHFKSPTTVFNYPREIKPFYMRVNDDGKTVTAMDVLVPGIGEVIGGAQREERPDVLEQQMQHHKLNPADYWWYAELRKYGTVPHAGFGLGFERLIMFLTGVANIRDVIPFARTPGNAEF
- a CDS encoding TIGR01777 family oxidoreductase; protein product: MNRRIVLAGGRGFLGQALARWFGGRGWEVVMLTRTPARRTDGVCEVGWDGETVADWAATLDGAAAVVNLAGKSVNCRYHERNRREILASRLGPTRVIGAALAQCTTPPRVWLNASTATIYQHTLGPAWDEAGEVGGTPEAKDEFPVEVATAWEREFFDAPTPNTRKVALRTAMVLGRGRNSVFPMLRRLTRLGLGGRMGSGRQFVSWIHEADFCRAVEWLIAHGEIDGVVNVAAPNPLTNAAMMRTFRELCGMPFGLPATNWMLEIGAVLLRTETELILKSRRVVPGRLLAGGFAFHFPTFCEAAGDLMGLKPRQPMA
- a CDS encoding metallophosphoesterase translates to MNPSGRQPVSRRAALVRLGRLGLMAGVLGPLALRSWAKPAKSEFKFLVVNDTHYLTDECGRYLAGLVRQMNGEGADFVLHAGDLTDQGEPAHLTAVRKIFAGLDGSFYPVIGNHDYLTPKDRHGYTAAFPRRLNYSFERHGWQFIGLDTTQGQEYFNTRIQPATFKALAGIQRRLDKAKPTVVFTHFPLCASVRTRPVNADDLLVQFDGWNVRAMFSGHFHGFTECERGAARLTTDRCCSLKRNNHDGAREKGYFVCTAKAGELARQFVEYKGV
- a CDS encoding DUF2071 domain-containing protein, giving the protein MPTQNQNISQAARARMLSLPREPFLVADWLNVMMIHLEVDADTLQAVTPFQLDLWQGRAFVTLVAFTLRGMHPRLGGRWSRWLFRPLATHRFLNVRTYVKQDGEAGIHFLAEWLDSRLAVELGPQVFGLPYRLGRIEYQNEWQSGGLRGRVADAGTGAVLAYQAGAEPGAPALRECAPGSLDEWLMERYTAFNCMRGRRLFFRVWHEPWPQVPVLVRLADRRLLTAHWPLFHDAPVAGANYSPGVRAVWMGWPHRLGCGTFRLPTMACRPGAVR
- a CDS encoding DUF393 domain-containing protein → MNTEMPVNDASARGRVFYDAECRFCVAGRRRWGGLFERRGFAWVPLQTPGTAARLGITENQLRAEMWLQRADGRTFSGVGAWSELLRRVWWLWPLGMLIALPGFNALARLLYRWIARNRHCLGGSCQIHSHPHPTHRHSAFLELP
- a CDS encoding ABC transporter substrate-binding protein, with product MAAFLFISLNLRAAEKTVIRVGHFPNLTHAQGVIAHGLSRAGRGWFEERLGTNVTVQWFVYNAGPSAMEAILTKSLDLAYVGPNPALNAFIKTDGQEIRIVAGACSGGAALVVQPDGRIKTDADFKGRRVATPQMGNTQDVAARAWLRSKGFKVTLTGGDVRVIPTTNPDQLTLFQRGDLDAVWTVEPWVTRLELEAGAKVYLEESSLWPDTGGRYVTTHLVTSVRFLDTQRDLLARFVAAHVELTEWIRAHPDEARRLLNDELKAEMGRALPETVLTQAWRRLEFTCDPVRASLLKSAADAQRVGLLRETPDLARIYVLNPLNSALRARQLPEIK